The Myotis daubentonii chromosome 21, mMyoDau2.1, whole genome shotgun sequence genome window below encodes:
- the WDR93 gene encoding WD repeat-containing protein 93 has protein sequence MSSLNGSRAQKMRLPLFTQKGQLEVPTPSEKDWSKDDEESYVFKDPHQQLDSLPQPYRMINKLVNLLFDRAWEIIEERDALREVELSRVRPTVYPPILESKLSKRPRCLAVSQDYVFIAGAKGFSIYNLHDAKQIYVYEKFKAEVMSIWATDLGNETLMAPVDEMGTCSSSSFSLIYVHRPGVFLVKSTKSTDDTNKQTICLKMDISHGGDFAAFLLQGAGDTWLDVYKLPKEAWVKEVEHPQLAVNPKKKTKQLQAVGSPPLTAASLPPLDGSTCCLVEFKLSIPVHVMKIKPPKPITGHLFKSPLEVFAKMEGCYGLGSGQNHIIKDSQWEQHTAVFNATYRKYLDGEWEEEPLSMATFHFLFHSCLTVMPAEVKSPPGVASVLGVHWTGRHNFFLYSLNRNLKDRVDPEGVWPCAAPIVLSQLSDCGSYLVLACEDGVLTLWDLAEGLPLGVIALPEGCSCQSIHFLKHSLIHEGRNVYPEGPAKSQTTCVVLCTDSSLHLVTAVGTQGPTVSMLVERPIKHPEEALCAVAPVPALPGMVLTFCRNGSVLLLDVARPHVVCAFAPPRPYHLAVPWKPVFAVSSQHPFFLLRGDHPIGDSDTPSSVFYFSFDACSLLENMSNSCCIPQADLDAAGFPQALSLERRCEGIFQKRCQKLENKVKEKEHWTRLRRYSLFLQRESIRK, from the exons ATGTCCTCCCTCAACGGAAGCCGCGCCCAGAAGATGAGGCTGCCTTTGTTTACACAAAAGGGACAGCTGGAGGTGCCCACCCCGTCCGAGAAGGACTGGTCGAAGGATGATGAAGAGAGTTATGTCTTCAAGGATCCACACCAGCAGCTGGATTCCCTGCCTCAGCCGTATCGAATGATCAACAAGCTGGTGAACCTTCTGTTCGACCGGGCGTGGGAAATTATTGAGGAGAGGGACGCGCTGAGGGAGGTGGAGCTCAGCCGGGTCCGGCCCACCGTCTACCCTCCAATTTTAGAAAGCAAG CTCAGCAAAAGGCCAAGATGCCTAGCGGTTTCCCAAGACTATGTGTTTATTGCAGGAGCCAAAGGCTTCTCCATCTACAATCTGCACGATGCTAAACAAATCTATGTTTACGAGAAATTTAAGGCCGAGGTCATGTCCATCTGGGCCACAGACCTGGGGAATGAAACGCTTATGGCTCCTGTGGATGAAATGGGTACTTGTTCTTCATCTTCCTTTAGCCTCATTTACGTGCACCG CCCAGGGGT ATTTCTtgtgaaatcaacaaaatcaacT GATGACACCAACAAGCAAACCATCTGCCTGAAGATGGACATTTCTCACGGAGGGGACTTTGCAGCCTTCCTCCTACAAG GGGCTGGAGACACATGGCTGGACGTGTACAAGTTGCCCAAGGAGGCTTGGGTCAAGGAAGTGGAACACCCCCAACTGGCTGTGAACccaaagaaaaaaaccaaacagcTCCAAGCGGTAGGAAGCCCGCCTTTAACCGCGGCgtctctccctcccctg GATGGCAGCACCTGTTGTCTGGTGGAGTTTAAGTTGAGTATTCCAGTCCATGTAATGAAGATCAAGCCACCCAAACCCATTACAGGCCA CCTATTTAAGAGCCCCCTGGAAGTGTTTGCAAAGATGGAGGGCTGCTACGGGCTGGGCTCCGGCCAGAACCACATCATCAAGGACAGTCAGTGGGAGCAGCACACGGCCGTCTTCAACGCCACCTACAGGAAGTACCTGGacggggagtgggaggaggagccGCTCAG tatgGCCACGTTCCACTTCCTTTTCCATAGCTGCCTAACTGTGATGCCAGCAGAGGTCAAGAGCCCCCCAG gggtGGCCAGTGTCCTCGGCGTGCACTGGACGGGCCGGCACAACTTCTTCCTCTATTCACTCAACCGCAACCTGAAGGACAGAGTTG ACCCCGAGGGCGTGTGGCCTTGTGCCGCACCCATTGTCTTGTCTCAGCTCAGCGACTGCGGCTCCTACCTGGTGCTGGCCTGCGAGGACGGGGTGCTCACGCTGTGGGACCTGGCCGAAG GACTGCCTCTTGGGGTCATCGCTCTTCCCGAGGGGTGTTCCTGCCAAAGCATTCACTTCCTGAAACACAGCTTGATCCACGAAGGGCGGAACGTGTACCCTGAGGGGCCGGCCAAGTCCCAGACGACCTGCGTGGTGCTGTGCACGGACTCGTCCCTCCACCTGGTGACCGCCGTGGGGACCCAGGGCCCCACCGTCAGCATGCTGGTGGAGAG GCCCATCAAGCACCCGGAGGAGGCTCTCTGCGCCGTGGCCCCCGTCCCGGCCTTGCCCGGCATG GTGCTGACCTTCTGCAGGAACGGCTCCGTGCTCCTGCTGGACGTGGCCCGGCCTCACGTCGTCTGTGCCTTCGCGCCCCCCAGGCCTTACCACCTGGCGGTGCCCTGGAAGCCGGTGTTTGCCGTGTCTTCGCAACACCCGTTCTTCCTGCTCCGAG GAGACCATCCGATTGGGGACAGTGACACCCCGAGTTCTGTCTTCTACTTCAGTTTCGACGCCTGCTCACTCCTGGAGAACATGTCAAACAGCTGCTGCATTCCCCAAGCGGACTTGGACGCCGCGGGCTTCCCCCAGGCGTTGTCCCTGGAGAGGAGATGCGAGGGCATCTTCCAGAAGAG